In the genome of Oncorhynchus gorbuscha isolate QuinsamMale2020 ecotype Even-year unplaced genomic scaffold, OgorEven_v1.0 Un_scaffold_11007, whole genome shotgun sequence, the window CACAAGCAGCTGAGGAGGACTCTTCTGTTCTCTACAGCACAGTCAACAAACCTGAACCAAGAAGACCCCAACACAACAAACCCAGAACAAAGAAGACCCCAACACAACAAACCCAGAACCAAGAAGACCCCAACACAACAAACCCAGAACAAAGAAGACCCCAAACAACAAGAAACCTGAACACAAACCCAGACCCCAACCAACAAACGACCAAGAAGACCCCAACACAACAAACCCAGAACTAAGAACACcccaacacaataaacccagaaCTAAGAACACcccaacacaataaacccagaaCTAAGAACACcccaacacaataaacccagaaCTAAGAACACCTGAACACAATAAACCCAGAACTAAGAACACCTGAACACAACAAACCCAGAACCAATACCACCTGAACACAACAAACCCAGAACCAAGAACACCTGAACACAACAAACCCAGAACCAATACCACCTGAACACAACAAACCCAGAACCAAGAAGACCTGAACACAACAAACCCAGAACTAAGAACAACTGAACACAACAAACCCAGAACTTATAATTATGTGTGAATACATTGTACATGCCGGTGGCCCCATTGGGAATGGAAGCCatgcaccatgctctaccaactgagacaCAGGACTACTGTATTCACACTTAGTTG includes:
- the LOC124030375 gene encoding salivary glue protein Sgs-3-like, with amino-acid sequence MSTAPTAAQTESTYYQDDVHYTSVHFSNSKNQEVPLYSTVQLPQPQKEDGDVQYDAVKFNLPSAATRPTAAQAAEEDSSVLYSTVNKPEPRRPQHNKPRTKKTPTQQTQNQEDPNTTNPEQRRPQTTRNLNTNPDPNQQTTKKTPTQQTQN